The Brooklawnia cerclae nucleotide sequence GGCGTCGGCCGCGGCCCAGCCGGCGTCCACGGCGTGCACGGCCGCGTCGGGGTGAAGCCGGGCGAGCAGCGTGGCCAGGATGCCCGATCCGCTGCCCAGGTCGAGGTAGGTGTCGGCGTCGGCCACCCGGTCGAGGTGCCGGACGAGCAGCCCTGTGGCATCGTCGAGGCGCCCGGACGCGAACGTCGCCCCGTGCCACCAGACGTCGAGTCCCTCGGTCAGCCGGTCGATGTGCCGGCTCCTGGGCCAGGTGACCGGCGCCGGGACCGGACCGAAGGCCATCAGCGCCCGCGACTTCTGTTGACCGAGCGAGGCCCGGACGGTCGTGAAGTGCCGCGCGAGCGTGTCGTTCATCGACCGGCTGAGGTGCTTGTCGCGTCCGCCCGCGATCAGGAACAGCCCAGGGTCGGCGTGGGCGGCGAGCAGTTCGGCGTACTCGTCCAGTGCCCCCAGCGAGTGCGGCATGCGGAGCCAGGCGAGGTCGACGCCGGCGAGCGTGGCGGCGTCCAGCGAATCGGCCAGCAGCTCCGGTGGGACGAGCTCCCGGTCGCGGATGTCGTCACACCACACGCTCACCCGTGTCGCGTGGGCGAGCGCCTCGTCCACCAGATGCGGGGCGTCGAGGACGAGCAGGTGCCCCGCCCGGTCGGCGGGGGACTGAGCGGCGATGACCCGGTCGACCGGGTCCGTCGTGTCGGGGCGGGTGGTTGCGTCGTCCATGACCACGATTGTGCCCGCGCCCGCCCGCTGTCCGGCCCGGTGGGCGGTAGGCGCGCCATCCGCATCGCGTGTGCCCGTCCCGCACGCGGGCGCCGTAAAACTCAGGCGGACCGTGTACCACCCGCCTGAGGGCGTCGCACCCGCGTGAAGAACACGCGGCTCGCGTAAACGAGCGGCACCAAGCCTCACGCGGGCCGCAGGAACCACCCTGTCAGTCGATGACGATGAGCTCGAGGTGCTCCGGCTCCACCCCGTACACCATGTGGCCCGCACCTTTCCGGTCGACGAAGACCCGCGCGACGCCCAGTTCGCATTCGTAGCTGACCACGGGGTACATGTCGCCGGCAATCGACACGATGTGCGACCCCGCGTTGCGCAGCCGGTTCAGCATGTGAATCAGCGGCTTGACGCTCTCGGATGGCTCATGCTGCCACGTCCACGCCATGGAGAACGCGTGTCCGGCCAACTCGGATGGATCGGTGAAGCCGCCGCACTGGTTGCCGATGTACACGAGTCGTCCGTCGCGGAGGTATGTGCTTTCCACCAGGACGAATCGTGAGGACGGATCTCCGGTGGCGTCTTGGCCGCTGCCGTGACTCATGCCGCTCAGGGCTTCGCGAGTGAAGAAGACGTCACCTTCGAAGCCATCGACATATTCCCGTAGAGGATTGCGCCAAGGGGTCGGCTTCTCGTTGTTCATCGTGACCTCTATGGATAGCGGTAGAACGGGCCGCATGAACGACAGGTGCCCCGGGACGCTGTCGGATGCGAACGAGCAGGATTCCACAGCAATGACGACAGCTCCCGGGCCACCGCGCGTCCGGTCGTGGCTTTCCTCGTCACGATACGGCCCACGGCCATCGGGCGGTGTGTGACATGCCGGCGTCTCAGGCGATGCGTGACATGCCCACGTCGAGGGGTTCCGAGCCTTCGTCGGCCCGCGCACCCGGTCCCGCGAGCCGCGAGACGCCGTAGCCGATCCAGAAGATGGCCAGGGTCGCCGCCAGGGCGCCGAGCTCGTACCAGGGGCTCGGCAGCGATTTCAGCAGCGGGCGATCGCGCAGATAGAAGTAGTTGCCTCCCACGAGCCGGTTCACCACGACGGCGGCGACGAAGTAGACGAGGAACCAGCCGTAGGCCTTCCACAGGCCGCGCACGGTTGGACGCCACCCCCACGCGATGCCCGCGAAGATCGGCAGCGCGATGTTGATCGTGTGCGAGACGAAGAACGACCACCCGATCACGTGGGTCACGGGATAGATCTTCGAGGGCAGGACGAACGTGGCGTAGGCGAACAGGCCGAAGAAGAACTGCACGTTCAGCCAGGCGGGCCGCCGGGTGATCAGGAACACCAGCCCCAGGATCGTCGTCGTCCGCGAGATGTGCAGCGGCAGTGCCTCGGCCACGTCGAAGCCGGTCTCGAGGAAGTACCACAGGTACAACCCGGTGAACTGCGCCACCGAGAGCCCCAGGATCGCCCGGCGCAGCCCGGTGGCATGTCGTCGCACCCAGCTGCGCCCGGTCAGCAGGGCCGCGAGCACGATCAGCAGTCCGGCGATGTAGGCGAGGTGATCGGGCCCGAACAAGGTGATGTAGGGGGTGCCGGCGTCCCACGAGGAATCCACCCGGCCAGGGTAGGAGATCGGGACGCGTGAGCCTCCGTGTCACTCGCCCACCGGGAATCGTGGCCCTCAGGTGACGATGCCCGGCACGATGATCGTGGCGACCATCACCGCGGTGGCGGCCTCGATGGCCTGCCTGACCGCCGCGCCCGCCGGGTGGGCCTGGGTGATCTGCCCGATGCGCCGATGTATCTCCTTGTTGCCCAGGTCTCCCACCTCGGCGCGCAGCACGTTCGGAGTCGCCTCGGTGGCGTCCAGAAGGGCCAGCAGTGCCATCTCCTGGTCGGTGGCCCCGGCGTCCCCCCGCAGCACCGACGTCAGGCGTAGGCGAACGAGCTGCTCGGGGCGGGGATCGACCTCGGGGAACCGCCACCCTTGCCAGAAGGTCTTCTCGGCGCGGACGACGCCGATGGTGGCGAGATGCTGCCCGGTGACAAACGCGGTCCTGCCGCCGCTGTCGAACAGCGTCGAGAGACGGCGCCTGTTCAGGCGGGCCACACGCGCCAGCACGTCGTCCAGGACGGGATGCCCGACGGGCCGGTCGCTGAGCACATTGACGAGCGGTTCCTTGTCGCGCGACAGCCAGACCCGCTCGTCCGCCACGAGATCGGTGACCGCAGCCGCGGTGAGGGCGTAGTCGCGATACGTGGCGTCGATCTCGGAGGCGCCCGAGGACTGGGTCAGCAGCAGGAAGAGATCCTCGGCGATCACCATGGGCCAACGATACCCACGGCCCCGCACCGGCAGGGGAACCATCGTGTAGCCTCGCGCCATGTCAGGCAATCCGGCTCCAGGACACCCGGCACCGGGCAGTCAGATGCAGATCCACGTCATCGCCGACAGCTCCGGTGAGACGGCGGCACGGCTGGCCCGTGCGGCCCAGGCGCAGTTTCCCGCCACGTCGTTCTCGATCGTCCGCCACCCGCGCGTCAAGGACTCGGACGCGCTCCTCGGGGTGTTCGACGCCATCAGCGGAGCCCTGGAGGCATCTGGGGGATGCAGGCTGGTCGTCCTCTACACCCTGGTGAAGGAACCCATGGCCGGCATGGTCGAGCGCTACTGCGCCGACAAGCAGATACCCCATGCCGACCTGTTCCGCGACACCCTGCGGGCGTTCGAGGACGCGACGGGCACCGAGCCGGACGGCGCCGTGGCGCGTCCGGTCGGCGTGGAGGCCGACTACTTCGACCGCATCAGCGCCATGGAGTTCGCCGTGCGCAACGACGACGGCGTCATGCCCGGGGCGCTGCACGAATGCGACATCTGTCTGGTCGGGGCTTCACGTTCGGGCAAGACCCCGCTGTCGCTCTACCTGGGATACGTCGGCTACAAGACCGTCAACGTGCCGCTGGTGCCGGGCATCGCCCCGCCGCCGGAACTGTTCCGGATCGATCGCTGGCGCATCGTCGGGCTCACCATCGATGCCGAGAGGCTCCTGCAGATCCGCAACCGCCGAGCCAAATCGCTGGGTGGCTACGGCACCAAGGACGGCGGCTATGCCGATCTCGTCAA carries:
- a CDS encoding class I SAM-dependent methyltransferase, with translation MDDATTRPDTTDPVDRVIAAQSPADRAGHLLVLDAPHLVDEALAHATRVSVWCDDIRDRELVPPELLADSLDAATLAGVDLAWLRMPHSLGALDEYAELLAAHADPGLFLIAGGRDKHLSRSMNDTLARHFTTVRASLGQQKSRALMAFGPVPAPVTWPRSRHIDRLTEGLDVWWHGATFASGRLDDATGLLVRHLDRVADADTYLDLGSGSGILATLLARLHPDAAVHAVDAGWAAADATRLTSAGTGVRTTWASDLSFLAPGSVDVVVCNPPFHRGTAKDSDPAIGMFADAARVLGPGGEFWCVFNSHLPWKAHLSRLIGSTRLVAQDRHYTVTRSVRR
- a CDS encoding TIGR02206 family membrane protein — translated: MDSSWDAGTPYITLFGPDHLAYIAGLLIVLAALLTGRSWVRRHATGLRRAILGLSVAQFTGLYLWYFLETGFDVAEALPLHISRTTTILGLVFLITRRPAWLNVQFFFGLFAYATFVLPSKIYPVTHVIGWSFFVSHTINIALPIFAGIAWGWRPTVRGLWKAYGWFLVYFVAAVVVNRLVGGNYFYLRDRPLLKSLPSPWYELGALAATLAIFWIGYGVSRLAGPGARADEGSEPLDVGMSRIA
- a CDS encoding GOLPH3/VPS74 family protein, whose product is MVIAEDLFLLLTQSSGASEIDATYRDYALTAAAVTDLVADERVWLSRDKEPLVNVLSDRPVGHPVLDDVLARVARLNRRRLSTLFDSGGRTAFVTGQHLATIGVVRAEKTFWQGWRFPEVDPRPEQLVRLRLTSVLRGDAGATDQEMALLALLDATEATPNVLRAEVGDLGNKEIHRRIGQITQAHPAGAAVRQAIEAATAVMVATIIVPGIVT
- a CDS encoding pyruvate, water dikinase regulatory protein, which produces MSGNPAPGHPAPGSQMQIHVIADSSGETAARLARAAQAQFPATSFSIVRHPRVKDSDALLGVFDAISGALEASGGCRLVVLYTLVKEPMAGMVERYCADKQIPHADLFRDTLRAFEDATGTEPDGAVARPVGVEADYFDRISAMEFAVRNDDGVMPGALHECDICLVGASRSGKTPLSLYLGYVGYKTVNVPLVPGIAPPPELFRIDRWRIVGLTIDAERLLQIRNRRAKSLGGYGTKDGGYADLVKIYDELDEVGRIQRSLGCPVIDTTGLALEEAASRVTEIVEQRARRAGTHLRRPAGSMKIAP